The following are encoded in a window of Vespula vulgaris chromosome 8, iyVesVulg1.1, whole genome shotgun sequence genomic DNA:
- the LOC127065454 gene encoding disco-interacting protein 2 isoform X10: protein MAEFNIDIGKLPEDVREKLAELDLELSEGDITQKGYEKKRTRLLQQYASKQLGAGNGGIAGSGDIGSGGGGGGSIGGGGGLERTSYGSSGGGVGVGGGVGVGVGVGGGGGGGGGRPQPRARRTQRRVTHNEKRYHSEVRQEAVQQALAAMQGRPKPSLPMPSKRTSVMARSPERERRDSGESSSDEDSVVTEESPGAGGPTGTGLSDTSSTGSARDTPPPPRPPARRPPGADITDIAEYTPHAYCNIQPPDVTHTGSTPTAQQSTRRPGADRVNRYHVVEDQNNTGTTGRWKVSAKIQQLLNTLKRPKRRPLPEFYEDDDIELEIAANPKDPNAPKPEGGSMTSAIGEPLSVPSGLPRSLEAAIQRYGSASYKAPVATVLDPNGKLCITLTYGKLLSRSHKIAYTLLNKALSRGGDCCLKPGDRIALVYPNNDPISFMCAFYGCLQAGIVPVPIEVPLTRRDAGSQQIGFLLGSCEIQVALTSEACLKGLPKTAAGEVVAFKGWPKLHWFVTEHLGKTPKDWLPPPRLTDDTPAYIEYTTVKDGSVMGVTVTRSAMLAHCRALTQACGYTEGENAVCVLDFKREVGLWHSTLTSVLNGMHVIFIPYALMKVNPASWMQMITKHRASVAVVKSRDLHWGLLATKDHKDISLSSLRLLLVADGANPWSLSSCDQFLSVFQSKGLRPDAVCPCASSSEALTVSVRRPGRAGVNATGRGVLSMSGLSYGVVRVDQENSLTSLTLQDCGQVMPGSIVVVVKMEGKPYICKTDEVGEICVHSAATGSQYWGLQGLTNNTFKVSPLQADSTPLGDVEYTRSGLLGFLGPGGLVFVCGSRDGLMTVTGRKHNADDIIATVLAVEPMKFIYRGRIAVFSVRVLRDERICVVAEQRPDCSEEESFQWMSRVLQAVDSIHAVGIYCLALVPPNYLPKTPLGGIHLSETKRRFLEGALHPANVLLCPHTCVTNLPKPREVHSDVGPASVMVGNIVQGNRLASAQGRDMGVLDEDSDNAKKYQFISEILRWRAVSTSDHVIFTSLNAKGAVATSLSCSQLHKKAERIGNLLLDRGRINTGDHVALIFPPGTDLICAFYGCLYVGAVPVTIRPPHPQNLQTTLPTVRMIVDVSKSVLVLTNQNIMKLLKTKEANNVIEVKSWPTILDMDDMPKKKLPVMYRAPTAEMLAYLDFSVSTTGMLAGIKMSHAAVTSLCRAMKLACELYPSRHIALCLDPYSGLGFALWCLSSIYSGHHSILIPPSEVEANPALWLSAVSQSRVRDTFCSYGVMELCTKGLGSSVHALKARGVSLACVRTCVVVAEERPRIALTTSFSKLFSALGLSPRAVSTSFGCRVNTAICLQGASSPEPSTVYVDLRALRNDRVSLVERGSPHSLCLMESGKLLPGVKVIIANPETKGQCGDSHLGEIWVQSAHNASGYFTIYGDETDYADHFNARLVTGNTNEVYARTGYLGFLRRTESVQQSVISDVPGDTSASEADLVPGDAELHDAVFVVGALDEAILLRGMRYHPIDIENSVMRCHKKIAECAVFTWTNLLVVVVELDGSESEALDLVALVTSAVLEEHHLVVGVVVVVDPGVVPINSRGEKQRMHLRDGFLADQLDPIYVAYNM, encoded by the exons GGGCTGGAAATGGCGGCATTGCTGGCAGTGGCGACATTGGTagtggtggaggaggtggagggagtatcggtggtggtggaggacTCGAAAGGACAAGTTATGGAAGCAGcggtggtggtgttggtgttggtggtggtgttggtgttggtgttggtgttggtggtggcggtggcggtggcggcggaCGACCACAGCCACGTGCACGACGCACGCAACGTCGTGTCACGCACAACGAGAAACGCTATCATTCAG AGGTACGTCAGGAGGCGGTACAACAAGCCCTGGCAGCTATGCAAGGTCGGCCGAAACCTTCCTTGCCAATGCCATCGAAGAGAACTTCCGTCATGGCTAGAAGTCCTGAACGAGAACGTCGCGATAGCGGAGAATCTAGTAGCGATGAGGATAGTGTCGTAACGGAAGAGAGTCCTGGTGCTGGTGGTCCAACTG gTACTGGCTTATCAGACACTAGCAGTACCGGATCGGCACGTGatacaccaccaccaccaagaCCACCGGCAAGGAGGCCACCTGGTGCCGACATTACTGACATCGCCGAATATACGCCTCATGCTTACTGTAACATACAACCACCGGACGTAACACACACGGGCAGTACGCCAACGGCACAACAGTCGACGAGACGGCCTGGTGCCGATCGTGTCAATCGTTACCACGTAGTCGAGGATCAGAATAATACTGGAACAACTGGCCGTTGGAAAGTATCAGCAAAAATTCAACAGTTATTGAATACGTTAAAACGGCCAAAGAGACGACCACTTCCAGAATTTTACGAAGACGACGATATAGAGCTCGAGATAGCCGCCAATCCAAAAGATCCGAATGCACCAAAACCGGAAGGTGGTTCGATGACGTCTGCGATCGGTGAGCCACTGTCCGTGCCGTCAGGCCTGCCTAGATCGCTCGAAGCCGCTATTCAAAG gtATGGCTCAGCAAGTTACAAAGCACCCGTCGCAACCGTTCTAGATCCTAACGGCAAACTCTGCATCACATTGACATATGGAAAACTTTTAAGTCGTTCCCACAAAATAGCCTATACACTTTTAAACAAGGCTCTAAGTCGTGGCGGTGATTGTTGTCTCAAGCCTGGAGATAGAATCGCTTTGGTATATCCGAACAACGATCCGATAAGTTTCATGTGTGCATTTTACGGTTGCCTTCAAGCTGGTATCGTGCCTGTACCCATCGAGGTACCATTGACACGTCGAGACGCAGGTTCCCAACAGATTGGTTTTCTTCTTGGTAGTTGTGAGATACAG GTGGCCCTAACCAGCGAGGCTTGTCTCAAAGGTTTACCAAAGACAGCGGCTGGCGAAGTTGTAGCTTTCAAGGGTTGGCCAAAATTACATTGGTTCGTTACAGAACATTTAGGTAAAACTCCAAAAGATTGGTTACCACCTCCACGTCTAACCGACGATACACCAGCGTACATCGAGTATACAACGGTGAAGGATGGATCGGTGATGGGTGTGACAGTGACAAGATCAGCGATGCTTGCTCATTGTCGTGCTCTGACTCAAGCATGCGGTTATACCGAAGGAGAAAATGCCGTTTGCGTGTTAGATTTTAAACGCGAAGTTGGCCTCTGGCATAGCACTCTCACTAGCGTATTAAATGGGATGCACGTTATATTTATACCTTATGCCTTGATGAAGGTCAATCCAGCCAGTTGGATGCAAATGATAACGAAACATCGAGCTAGCGTGGCTGTTGTTAAATCACGAGATCTTCATTGGGGTTTATTAGCGACCAAAGATCACAAGGATATATCGTTATCTTCATTGAGGTTGCTACTAGTCGCTGACGGTGCTAATCCTTGGTCCCTTTCCTCTTGTGATCAATTTCTTTCGGTGTTCCAATCGAAGGGTTTGAGACCAGACGCTGTATGTCCTTGCGCATCCTCTAGCGAAGCTCTTACCGTTTCCGTCAGAAGACCTGGTCGAGCAGGAGTAAATGCTACAGGACGTGGCGTCCTTTCTATGTCGGGATTAAGCTACGGTGTTGTTAGGGTAGATCAAGAAAATTCGTTGACTTCTCTGACGTTACAAGATTGTGGTCAAGTTATGCCAGGAA GTATCGTAGTGGTAGTTAAGATGGAAGGAAAGCCATACATTTGTAAAACCGATGAGGTTGGTGAAATATGCGTGCATAGTGCTGCAACTGGTAGCCAATATTGGGGACTACAAGGATTAACAAACAATACTTTCAAAGTATCACCTTTACAAGCGGATAGTACTCCATTAGGCGACGTGGAATATACACGATCGGGTTTGTTAGGATTTCTCGGCCCTGGTGGTTTGGTATTCGTTTGTGGATCTCGCGATGGTCTTATGACTGTGACAGGAAGGAAACATAATGCGGACGACATAATAGCCACCGTATTAGCGGTGGAACCAATGAAATTCATTTATCGTGGTAGAATCGCTGTCTTCAGCGTAAGAGTTTTGAGAGACGAAAGGATATGTGTCGTTGCTGAGCAACGGCCTGATTGTAGCGAGGAAGag AGTTTTCAATGGATGTCACGTGTTTTGCAAGCGGTCGATTCAATTCACGCAGTTGGAATTTATTGTCTTGCATTAGTTCCACCTAATTATCTACCAAAAACACCACTTGGGGGTATTCACCTGTCCGAAACTAAAAGACGTTTTCTAGAAGGTGCACTACATCCAGCTAATGTCCTGCTCTGCCCCCACACTTGTGTTACCAACTTACCAAAACCGCGTGAAGTGCATTCGG ACGTTGGTCCGGCGAGCGTAATGGTTGGCAACATCGTTCAAGGAAATAGACTGGCCTCTGCTCAAGGACGTGACATGGGTGTTTTAGACGAGGATAGCGATAACGCTAAGAAG TACCAATTCATCTCGGAGATTTTACGTTGGCGCGCTGTCAGTACGTCCGATCACGTCATCTTTACATCCCTCAATGCCAAAGGAGCAGTCGCAACTTCGCTATCGTGTTCTCAATTACACAAGAAAGCAGAACGCATCGGGAATCTTCTTTTGGATCGTGGAAGAATCAACACCGGGGATCACGTCGCATTGATATTTCCACCAGGAACAGATTTGATATGTGCTTTTTATGGTTGTCTTTATGTCGGTGCTGTCCCTGTTACGATCAGGCCTCCACATCCTCAAAATCTACAAACAACTTTACCAACCGTACGCATGATCGTCGATGTCAGTAAATCGGTACTGGTACTGACCAATCAAAACATTATGAAACTTCTAAAGACGAAA GAAGCTAATAATGTTATCGAAGTGAAAAGTTGGCCAACGATTCTTGATATGGATGACATGCCAAAGAAGAAGCTTCCCGTTATGTATCGAGCTCCTACAGCGGAAATGTTGGCTTACTTGGATTTTAGCGTCTCCACTACGGGCATGTTGGCTGGCATTAAAATGTCTCACGCAGCAGTAACGTCGTTGTGCCGTGCTATGAAACTTGCATGCGAATTGTATCCTTCGAGACATATTGCTCTATGTTTAGATCCTTACTCCGGTCTTGGATTTGCTCTTTGGTGTTTAAGCAGTATATACAGCGGACATCATTCCATTTTAATACCACCCTCCGAG GTGGAAGCAAATCCAGCTCTTTGGTTGTCAGCTGTTAGCCAGTCTAGAGTAAGGGATACATTTTGCTCTTACGGGGTTATGGAGTTGTGCACAAAAGGCTTGGGTTCCTCGGTTCATGCTCTCAAAGCACGTGGCGTTAGTTTAGCCTGCGTAAGAACCTGCGTCGTAGTCGCGGAGGAGAGACCACGAATAGCTTTGACTACGAGCTTCAGTAAATTATTCTCCGCTCTTGGATTAAGTCCACGTGCGGTCTCAACGTCATTCGGATGTAGAGTTAATACTGCCATTTGTCTTCAG ggagCGTCTAGTCCAGAACCATCAACGGTATACGTGGACCTACGAGCATTACGTAACGACCGTGTTTCCCTCGTCGAAAGAGGCAGTCCACATTCTCTCTGTCTAATGGAATCCGGAAAATTGTTACCTGGTGTCAAAGTTATCATAGCCAATCCAGAAACGAAAGGGCAATGCGGCGATTCTCATCTAGGAGAAATATGGGTTCAATCGGCTCACAATGCCAGCGGTTATTTCACGATTTATGGGGACGAAACTGATTATGCCGATCATTTCAATGCACGCCTTGTAACAGGAAATACCAATGAGGTTTATGCCAGGACCGGTTATCTCGGTTTTCTTCGACGGACTGAAAGCGTTCAACAGTCTGTTATTAGTGATGTTCCCGGTGATACCTCTGCATCCGAAGCTGATCTTGTTCCCGGTGACGCCGAATTACATGACGCTGTTTTCGTGGTCGGTGCACTCGACGAAGCCATTTTACTTAGGGGCATGCGATATCATCCAATTGACATTGAAAACAGTGTTATGAGATGTCATAAAAAAATCGCCGAATG CGCCGTGTTTACGTGGACTAACCTGTTAGTAGTAGTGGTCGAGCTCGATGGAAGTGAAAGTGAAGCTCTCGATTTAGTGGCATTAGTTACTAGCGCTGTTTTGGAAGAACATCATTTGGTAGTAGGCGTCGTTGTAGTAGTTGATCCTGGTGTAGTTCCAATCAACTCCAGAGGTGAGAAACAACGGATGCATTTGCGCGATGGATTTCTTGCCGATCAACTTGACCCGATTTATGTAGCCTATAATATGTGA
- the LOC127065454 gene encoding disco-interacting protein 2 homolog A isoform X7: protein MAEFNIDIGKLPEDVREKLAELDLELSEGDITQKGYEKKRTRLLQQYASKQLGAGNGGIAGSGDIGSGGGGGGSIGGGGGLERTSYGSSGGGVGVGGGVGVGVGVGGGGGGGGGRPQPRARRTQRRVTHNEKRYHSGGRLVPGGIASPPGSGGSTGNTGNSNSAAARRGNRRLTRNESRYHSEVRQEAVQQALAAMQGRPKPSLPMPSKRTSVMARSPERERRDSGESSSDEDSVVTEESPGAGGPTGTGLSDTSSTGSARDTPPPPRPPARRPPGADITDIAEYTPHAYCNIQPPDVTHTGSTPTAQQSTRRPGADRVNRYHVVEDQNNTGTTGRWKVSAKIQQLLNTLKRPKRRPLPEFYEDDDIELEIAANPKDPNAPKPEGGSMTSAIGEPLSVPSGLPRSLEAAIQRYGSASYKAPVATVLDPNGKLCITLTYGKLLSRSHKIAYTLLNKALSRGGDCCLKPGDRIALVYPNNDPISFMCAFYGCLQAGIVPVPIEVPLTRRDAGSQQIGFLLGSCEIQVALTSEACLKGLPKTAAGEVVAFKGWPKLHWFVTEHLGKTPKDWLPPPRLTDDTPAYIEYTTVKDGSVMGVTVTRSAMLAHCRALTQACGYTEGENAVCVLDFKREVGLWHSTLTSVLNGMHVIFIPYALMKVNPASWMQMITKHRASVAVVKSRDLHWGLLATKDHKDISLSSLRLLLVADGANPWSLSSCDQFLSVFQSKGLRPDAVCPCASSSEALTVSVRRPGRAGVNATGRGVLSMSGLSYGVVRVDQENSLTSLTLQDCGQVMPGSIVVVVKMEGKPYICKTDEVGEICVHSAATGSQYWGLQGLTNNTFKVSPLQADSTPLGDVEYTRSGLLGFLGPGGLVFVCGSRDGLMTVTGRKHNADDIIATVLAVEPMKFIYRGRIAVFSVRVLRDERICVVAEQRPDCSEEESFQWMSRVLQAVDSIHAVGIYCLALVPPNYLPKTPLGGIHLSETKRRFLEGALHPANVLLCPHTCVTNLPKPREVHSAGDSVADVGPASVMVGNIVQGNRLASAQGRDMGVLDEDSDNAKKYQFISEILRWRAVSTSDHVIFTSLNAKGAVATSLSCSQLHKKAERIGNLLLDRGRINTGDHVALIFPPGTDLICAFYGCLYVGAVPVTIRPPHPQNLQTTLPTVRMIVDVSKSVLVLTNQNIMKLLKTKEANNVIEVKSWPTILDMDDMPKKKLPVMYRAPTAEMLAYLDFSVSTTGMLAGIKMSHAAVTSLCRAMKLACELYPSRHIALCLDPYSGLGFALWCLSSIYSGHHSILIPPSEVEANPALWLSAVSQSRVRDTFCSYGVMELCTKGLGSSVHALKARGVSLACVRTCVVVAEERPRIALTTSFSKLFSALGLSPRAVSTSFGCRVNTAICLQGASSPEPSTVYVDLRALRNDRVSLVERGSPHSLCLMESGKLLPGVKVIIANPETKGQCGDSHLGEIWVQSAHNASGYFTIYGDETDYADHFNARLVTGNTNEVYARTGYLGFLRRTESVQQSVISDVPGDTSASEADLVPGDAELHDAVFVVGALDEAILLRGMRYHPIDIENSVMRCHKKIAECAVFTWTNLLVVVVELDGSESEALDLVALVTSAVLEEHHLVVGVVVVVDPGVVPINSRGEKQRMHLRDGFLADQLDPIYVAYNM from the exons GGGCTGGAAATGGCGGCATTGCTGGCAGTGGCGACATTGGTagtggtggaggaggtggagggagtatcggtggtggtggaggacTCGAAAGGACAAGTTATGGAAGCAGcggtggtggtgttggtgttggtggtggtgttggtgttggtgttggtgttggtggtggcggtggcggtggcggcggaCGACCACAGCCACGTGCACGACGCACGCAACGTCGTGTCACGCACAACGAGAAACGCTATCATTCAG GAGGTCGGCTAGTACCTGGTGGGATCGCCAGTCCTCCGGGATCTGGCGGCTCAACCGGAAACACCGGGAACTCAAACTCGGCTGCTGCGAGACGCGGTAATCGCAGACTTACGCGCAATGAGAGCCGCTATCATTCCG AGGTACGTCAGGAGGCGGTACAACAAGCCCTGGCAGCTATGCAAGGTCGGCCGAAACCTTCCTTGCCAATGCCATCGAAGAGAACTTCCGTCATGGCTAGAAGTCCTGAACGAGAACGTCGCGATAGCGGAGAATCTAGTAGCGATGAGGATAGTGTCGTAACGGAAGAGAGTCCTGGTGCTGGTGGTCCAACTG gTACTGGCTTATCAGACACTAGCAGTACCGGATCGGCACGTGatacaccaccaccaccaagaCCACCGGCAAGGAGGCCACCTGGTGCCGACATTACTGACATCGCCGAATATACGCCTCATGCTTACTGTAACATACAACCACCGGACGTAACACACACGGGCAGTACGCCAACGGCACAACAGTCGACGAGACGGCCTGGTGCCGATCGTGTCAATCGTTACCACGTAGTCGAGGATCAGAATAATACTGGAACAACTGGCCGTTGGAAAGTATCAGCAAAAATTCAACAGTTATTGAATACGTTAAAACGGCCAAAGAGACGACCACTTCCAGAATTTTACGAAGACGACGATATAGAGCTCGAGATAGCCGCCAATCCAAAAGATCCGAATGCACCAAAACCGGAAGGTGGTTCGATGACGTCTGCGATCGGTGAGCCACTGTCCGTGCCGTCAGGCCTGCCTAGATCGCTCGAAGCCGCTATTCAAAG gtATGGCTCAGCAAGTTACAAAGCACCCGTCGCAACCGTTCTAGATCCTAACGGCAAACTCTGCATCACATTGACATATGGAAAACTTTTAAGTCGTTCCCACAAAATAGCCTATACACTTTTAAACAAGGCTCTAAGTCGTGGCGGTGATTGTTGTCTCAAGCCTGGAGATAGAATCGCTTTGGTATATCCGAACAACGATCCGATAAGTTTCATGTGTGCATTTTACGGTTGCCTTCAAGCTGGTATCGTGCCTGTACCCATCGAGGTACCATTGACACGTCGAGACGCAGGTTCCCAACAGATTGGTTTTCTTCTTGGTAGTTGTGAGATACAG GTGGCCCTAACCAGCGAGGCTTGTCTCAAAGGTTTACCAAAGACAGCGGCTGGCGAAGTTGTAGCTTTCAAGGGTTGGCCAAAATTACATTGGTTCGTTACAGAACATTTAGGTAAAACTCCAAAAGATTGGTTACCACCTCCACGTCTAACCGACGATACACCAGCGTACATCGAGTATACAACGGTGAAGGATGGATCGGTGATGGGTGTGACAGTGACAAGATCAGCGATGCTTGCTCATTGTCGTGCTCTGACTCAAGCATGCGGTTATACCGAAGGAGAAAATGCCGTTTGCGTGTTAGATTTTAAACGCGAAGTTGGCCTCTGGCATAGCACTCTCACTAGCGTATTAAATGGGATGCACGTTATATTTATACCTTATGCCTTGATGAAGGTCAATCCAGCCAGTTGGATGCAAATGATAACGAAACATCGAGCTAGCGTGGCTGTTGTTAAATCACGAGATCTTCATTGGGGTTTATTAGCGACCAAAGATCACAAGGATATATCGTTATCTTCATTGAGGTTGCTACTAGTCGCTGACGGTGCTAATCCTTGGTCCCTTTCCTCTTGTGATCAATTTCTTTCGGTGTTCCAATCGAAGGGTTTGAGACCAGACGCTGTATGTCCTTGCGCATCCTCTAGCGAAGCTCTTACCGTTTCCGTCAGAAGACCTGGTCGAGCAGGAGTAAATGCTACAGGACGTGGCGTCCTTTCTATGTCGGGATTAAGCTACGGTGTTGTTAGGGTAGATCAAGAAAATTCGTTGACTTCTCTGACGTTACAAGATTGTGGTCAAGTTATGCCAGGAA GTATCGTAGTGGTAGTTAAGATGGAAGGAAAGCCATACATTTGTAAAACCGATGAGGTTGGTGAAATATGCGTGCATAGTGCTGCAACTGGTAGCCAATATTGGGGACTACAAGGATTAACAAACAATACTTTCAAAGTATCACCTTTACAAGCGGATAGTACTCCATTAGGCGACGTGGAATATACACGATCGGGTTTGTTAGGATTTCTCGGCCCTGGTGGTTTGGTATTCGTTTGTGGATCTCGCGATGGTCTTATGACTGTGACAGGAAGGAAACATAATGCGGACGACATAATAGCCACCGTATTAGCGGTGGAACCAATGAAATTCATTTATCGTGGTAGAATCGCTGTCTTCAGCGTAAGAGTTTTGAGAGACGAAAGGATATGTGTCGTTGCTGAGCAACGGCCTGATTGTAGCGAGGAAGag AGTTTTCAATGGATGTCACGTGTTTTGCAAGCGGTCGATTCAATTCACGCAGTTGGAATTTATTGTCTTGCATTAGTTCCACCTAATTATCTACCAAAAACACCACTTGGGGGTATTCACCTGTCCGAAACTAAAAGACGTTTTCTAGAAGGTGCACTACATCCAGCTAATGTCCTGCTCTGCCCCCACACTTGTGTTACCAACTTACCAAAACCGCGTGAAGTGCATTCGG CGGGGGATTCTGTTGCAGACGTTGGTCCGGCGAGCGTAATGGTTGGCAACATCGTTCAAGGAAATAGACTGGCCTCTGCTCAAGGACGTGACATGGGTGTTTTAGACGAGGATAGCGATAACGCTAAGAAG TACCAATTCATCTCGGAGATTTTACGTTGGCGCGCTGTCAGTACGTCCGATCACGTCATCTTTACATCCCTCAATGCCAAAGGAGCAGTCGCAACTTCGCTATCGTGTTCTCAATTACACAAGAAAGCAGAACGCATCGGGAATCTTCTTTTGGATCGTGGAAGAATCAACACCGGGGATCACGTCGCATTGATATTTCCACCAGGAACAGATTTGATATGTGCTTTTTATGGTTGTCTTTATGTCGGTGCTGTCCCTGTTACGATCAGGCCTCCACATCCTCAAAATCTACAAACAACTTTACCAACCGTACGCATGATCGTCGATGTCAGTAAATCGGTACTGGTACTGACCAATCAAAACATTATGAAACTTCTAAAGACGAAA GAAGCTAATAATGTTATCGAAGTGAAAAGTTGGCCAACGATTCTTGATATGGATGACATGCCAAAGAAGAAGCTTCCCGTTATGTATCGAGCTCCTACAGCGGAAATGTTGGCTTACTTGGATTTTAGCGTCTCCACTACGGGCATGTTGGCTGGCATTAAAATGTCTCACGCAGCAGTAACGTCGTTGTGCCGTGCTATGAAACTTGCATGCGAATTGTATCCTTCGAGACATATTGCTCTATGTTTAGATCCTTACTCCGGTCTTGGATTTGCTCTTTGGTGTTTAAGCAGTATATACAGCGGACATCATTCCATTTTAATACCACCCTCCGAG GTGGAAGCAAATCCAGCTCTTTGGTTGTCAGCTGTTAGCCAGTCTAGAGTAAGGGATACATTTTGCTCTTACGGGGTTATGGAGTTGTGCACAAAAGGCTTGGGTTCCTCGGTTCATGCTCTCAAAGCACGTGGCGTTAGTTTAGCCTGCGTAAGAACCTGCGTCGTAGTCGCGGAGGAGAGACCACGAATAGCTTTGACTACGAGCTTCAGTAAATTATTCTCCGCTCTTGGATTAAGTCCACGTGCGGTCTCAACGTCATTCGGATGTAGAGTTAATACTGCCATTTGTCTTCAG ggagCGTCTAGTCCAGAACCATCAACGGTATACGTGGACCTACGAGCATTACGTAACGACCGTGTTTCCCTCGTCGAAAGAGGCAGTCCACATTCTCTCTGTCTAATGGAATCCGGAAAATTGTTACCTGGTGTCAAAGTTATCATAGCCAATCCAGAAACGAAAGGGCAATGCGGCGATTCTCATCTAGGAGAAATATGGGTTCAATCGGCTCACAATGCCAGCGGTTATTTCACGATTTATGGGGACGAAACTGATTATGCCGATCATTTCAATGCACGCCTTGTAACAGGAAATACCAATGAGGTTTATGCCAGGACCGGTTATCTCGGTTTTCTTCGACGGACTGAAAGCGTTCAACAGTCTGTTATTAGTGATGTTCCCGGTGATACCTCTGCATCCGAAGCTGATCTTGTTCCCGGTGACGCCGAATTACATGACGCTGTTTTCGTGGTCGGTGCACTCGACGAAGCCATTTTACTTAGGGGCATGCGATATCATCCAATTGACATTGAAAACAGTGTTATGAGATGTCATAAAAAAATCGCCGAATG CGCCGTGTTTACGTGGACTAACCTGTTAGTAGTAGTGGTCGAGCTCGATGGAAGTGAAAGTGAAGCTCTCGATTTAGTGGCATTAGTTACTAGCGCTGTTTTGGAAGAACATCATTTGGTAGTAGGCGTCGTTGTAGTAGTTGATCCTGGTGTAGTTCCAATCAACTCCAGAGGTGAGAAACAACGGATGCATTTGCGCGATGGATTTCTTGCCGATCAACTTGACCCGATTTATGTAGCCTATAATATGTGA